The following nucleotide sequence is from Desulfobaccales bacterium.
GGAGAGCCGATCCTCCGTGCTACCCGAAGTGATATTTTAGTGACAAATGAACATACGGTCCGAAGCTGTAATTGAAGTAAAGAGCCTCCTAAAGGCCTACGGGAACATCGTGGCGGTGAACGGAATCAGCCTCGATGTGGCCAGGGGAGAGGTTTTCGGGATGCTGGGCCCCAACGGCGCGGGGAAGACCACCACGGTAGAGATAATCGAAGGGCTTCGCACCCCGGATAGCGGAACGGTGACGGTGCTTGGCATGGATGTTTCCAGAGACGTCCGCGCCATCAAGGAGCGCATCGGGGTACAGCCGCAGAGCCCGGCGCTTTTTCCGGGCCTGAACGTGTTAGAAATCCTTGACTTCTTCCGCAGCCTCTACACCAAAACCATACCTTCGGCTGAAGCCATCGATCTGGTTTCACTCCAGGAAAGCCGGAGGGTCGCTTTCAAGAATCTTTCGGGCGGCCAGAAGCAGCGGCTTTCGGTGGCGCTCGCCTTTATCAATGATCCGGACATCATCTTTCTCGATGAGCCAACCACCGGGCTCGATCCCCAGGCACGCCGTGCCATGTGGGAAGTGATCGAGAAGTTCCATCGGATGGGGAAAACGATCTTTCTGACTACCCATTACATGGAGGAAGCCCAGCGGCTGTGCGACCGGGTTGCCATTATGGATCACGGGCAGATCATCGCCATCGATAGTCCCCAGCGGATGATCGAAGAGCACTGCAAGGAGAGCGCCATTCAATTCAAGATGACCAATTCCCCCGGTCAGGAAGCCCTGGCAAGATTGACGGGCGTGACCAAGGCAGTGAATCACGATGATGATGATACCATCCTGTACACCGATCACATTCCCTCCACTATCGCCGCGCTGCTTGAACTGGCCTCATCGAGATCCTCCGAGCTATCGGAGCTGTTCATCCGGCAAGCCACGCTTGAGGACGTTTTTCTCAAGTTGACCGGGAAAAGGATAAGGGATTGAAAGCCTTCAAAAGCATATTCCTGGCACACTACAAGCAGTTCATCAGGGATCGAGCCGCCTTGTTCTTCACCTTTATCTTCCCGATCATGTTTATCATGATCTTCGGGTGGGCCTTCAGTGATCCCAAGACACAAACCTTCGATATAGGACTCGTTGATCAGGGCTCAACTCAAAGCGCTGGTTTCATTGAAAAAGGCCTCGACGCCGTTGTGATCGATGGGAACAAGGTTTTCGATGTCAAGAAAGGGGGGCTGGACGAGCAGTTGCAGTTGCTCCGGAATGGCGATCTGGATGCAGTGATAGTTATTCCAGAGGGGATGGCTGGTTCCTTGAGCCTGCGGCAGCCGGACGATATTCAGGTTTATTATGACCCCAGCCAAACTTCCAATCAGCAGATATTGATTCCCATCCTGTACCGTGTGACCGATGAGATCGATCGGGGCATGCAAGGGAGCGTCCGGCTCATCGGCATGGAAGAGAAGAGCGTTCAATCGCATGACTTGAGGTACATCGATTACCTTGTCCCCGGCATACTTGGCATGTCGCTTATGTTTACCGGCATCTTTGGAGGGTTGCCTATCATCCAGCAGCGACAGGCACACATTATCAAGCGCTTGGGATGCACACCTTTGCGGCGTTCGATGCTGATCTTTGGGGAGCTGGCTTTCCGAATGATCCTGGTTATCCTGACGGCGGCGCTGATAATTCTGGTAGGTCGGCTTGCATTCGGTGTGCAGATGGTCGGCAACTGGGGAAGCCTGGGCGGAATTGTGGTTCTGGGGACGATGGTCTTTGCCTGTTTAGGCTATCTAATAGCCGCTTTCGTCAAGACTGAGGAAGGCGCGATACCCATCATCAACGTGGTCACCTTCCCGATGATGTTCCTCTCCGGCACCTTTTTCAAGGTCACCAACATGCCCGGCTTCATTGAACCGGTGGTCAAGTTCTTGCCGCTTACCTATCTGGATGACGCGCTAAGGCAGATCATGGTGGATGGCAGTCCTTTGCATTCGATGATCACAGATATAGCGGTAATGGCGATCTGGACTGTCGTTTGCCTGGCGATCACCATCCGGTTCTTCCGCTGGGACTGAGCCCGCGAGCGCAAGTTTCCAATTACTTGACCGTAACTATCCTGAGCGAATCCGCGCTGCTGAACTGCCCAACTGATGATCCCTCAGTCAATATCACCGTATCCCCCTTCTTTGCCAGACCGGAGCCGAGTATTGAATCTAGCATTGCATCGTGCCATCGACCGTTTACGTTTTCCATGAGAATCGGGTAGACACCGTAGGAGAGGGCGGCGAATCGGCAAGTCGGTTCGTGGCTGCTGAACGCCAGAATCCAGCAGTTCGGCTTAAAGCGGGATATCCGCCGCGGGGTGCTGCCGGTATATGTAGGCGTCAAGACCAGGCGCACATTCAGCGAATAAATCGCGTCTATCACATTCAGGGAAAGCACATCTTCGATTGTCACATGCCTGCGGCCGCGAGCGTGCCTGAAATAGTCTTCCACAGGGGATGATATCGCTATGGCGCTCCGCTGCCGTTCCACGGATACGGCAATCTGGGCCATCATTTTCACGGTTTCCGAAGGGTACTTACCGATGGCGGTTTCCTCGGATAGCATCACCGCGTCCGTCCCATCCAGGATGGCATTCGCCACGTCTGTCGCTTCCGCCCGCGTTGGACGGACGTTTTCAACCATGGATTCCAGCATTTGAGTGGCCGTGATCACCGGCTTGCCACGGATATTCGCCTTGCGGATGAGCTTCTTCTGGGTCATGGGGACATCCTGTATCGGGATTTGCACGCCCAGGTCTCCCCGTGCAACCATAATCGCATCGGCAACCTCTAAGATTTCATCGATGTTTTTGACCGCTTCGGCTCGCTCGATTTTGGCCACAACACGGATCGTTTTTCCCTTTCCGCGAGCAAACTCCTTGACACGGATAATATCCTGGGCCTTTTCCACAAAGGACATGCCGAAGATATCTATCCCCTCTTCCAATCCGAAAGCCACGAATTCCAGGTCTCTATCTGTCAGCGGATCAGGGAGCACCCTGGCGTGGGGAAGATTCAAGCCTTTGTGAGAGAACAGCATGCCGCCGATGAGCACCTTGCAACTCACCTCGTCCCCCGATATTTCCTGGACTTTCAGTTGAATAAAACCATCATTGAGATATACAATGCCGCCGCGGGATACGCTTTGCGTAAACGCCGCAAACTCTACCGGCAGGAGCGAGGCGGTGCCTAAGATATTCCGGGTGGTGAGGGTCACGTTGCTGCCTTTCTTGAGGACGAGCGGTTCGCTTTCAAGCTTGCCGAGGCGAATCTTGGGACCGGGGAGATCGAGAAAGATCGTGACCGGGCGTTCCAGTTTTGCTGCTGTCGACCGGATGCGCTGGATGTCTTTTCGGTGGTTCTCAAGCTCTGCGTGGGCCAGATTCAGTCGAGCCACATTCATGCCGTTCCTGATCATTCGTTGCAGGACAGCGGTCGAACGGGATGTTGGCCCAATAGTGCAAACGATCTTGGTTTTGTGCGCAGGCAATTTCAAAATGGAATTCCTCCTAATATAGCACCAAGTTCAGAATGATAGTAAGTCACATCAAGGTTGACACGGCACTAGATATCGCGGACCGTTACTTCGGGAATCAAGCGAAGGAAATCTTCCTTCGTGCACAGGGCTGTGCCCGGCCTTAAAGTAGTTGCCGTGCCCGCAGCGACGGCGTAAGTGAGAGCCTCTTTCAGGTTGTGATTCCCCATGATACCATAAACGAATCCGGCTATCGCAGAGTCCCCCGCGCCGATGGTGTTTACCACCTTCACTTGCGGGGGAATAGCCAGGCATGCCTGGTTCTCTCCGATTAGCAGCATACCTTTTGCGCCCATAGAAACGAGCACTGTATCAATTCCGTTCTCGTGCACACTGCGAGCCGCATCGATGATTTCGTCCAGTTCTTGCAACTCCCTGTCCACCAGCCGGCTGAGCTCGTGCAGGTTGGGTTTGATGATATCAGGGGAAGCTTGAATGCCTGTTTTCAGTGTGTCTCCATCGGTGTCCAGCAGGGCCTTGGCCCCGTTGTTCCTGACTATTTCAATGATCCTTCGATAAATCTCATGATTGATTCCGGGAGGGAGGCTCCCGCTGATTATCACGATTTCCGGTTTTTCAAGGCTTTCGACTTTGCGGATCATCTGCATCAGCTCGTATGGTTTGATCTCCGGACCCCGGTCGCTGAACGTGAACTGATTACCGGAGCTTGTGTCGTTAATGATGATGTTGGTGCGGGTCTCTCCCGAAATGCGCGAAAAGTCGCATCCGATTCCCTCATTGAGCAGCCGTCCTTCCAGTTCCTCTCCGGTGAATCCGCCAACAAAGCCCAGCGCCTTGTTGGGCAAGTCCAGCATCCGAAGAACCCTTGAGACATCCACCCCTTTGCCCCCGGCATACCGTTCTTCTTTGGCAATCCGGTTAGTATCGTCAAGCTTTACCCGCTCAACCCATAATGTGCGGTCCAGGGCAGGATTGAGCGTTATGCTGTAGATCATATCTCCTCCGGGGGCAACCATGCGGAGTCATTCAATGCGCAAGCTTTCTGATTGCAAATTCAACGCCATCGTATCATCAATTCGGAGCAAAATCAATACACTGCATTGCTTGATAATCCGTGGCTTTTTTGAGGCCATAGCTCATCTGTCATTGTGGGGAGTCCTGTAGGGGCGATTCATGAATCGCCCTTCGCCAAATCCCCCTCTGACACCAAAACGTCTTTGCGAGGAGCGCAGCGACGAAGCAATCTCAGGGCAAGGGGAGGGGAAGTGGAATCACTGAGCGAGGTGGAAGCAAAGGCTCTGGCCAATTGAACTGATTGCCCATTATGGCGCGCCTGGGGGGATTCGAACCCACGGCCTTAGCCTTCGCAGGGCTACGCTCTATCCAGCTGAGCTACAGGCGCTTGTTACGTTGTGCAAAGACCGCTTACCCTCTGAGAGTAAGTTTATTGGTGCCGAAGGAGGGATTTGAACCCACACACCCTTTCGGGCACTGCGCCCTGAACGCAGCGCGTCTGCCAGTTCCGCCACTTCGGCAATTTGCAGGGAATTCTACTGGAGCGGGCTTGTAATCAAAGGTACTTTTGGTTTTGCCTTTCAAGCCATGTATGCTGTTTTATCGACTAATCCTATGCACAGATGATTTTAGCAGTAACGCTTATGGTCTGCAACTGCCAAGATAAATCCGAATCCAGCGATTGAGTTATCATTTCTTGCTCGGAGACTCGTCCGGTGCGAGTGCATGGGAATAGGAATCGCGGCGGCGGATGCTGTATACTGGAATGAAAAGGACGTAGCGACATTAGAGGGCCAGAGCTTTTGATAACTACAACGAAGGACTTGAAGCAACGGAAGGTGATTTAAAGAAAAGCTGGTTTCTCAGAGACGGATAAGAAAATGGGGATAAAGGGGTTTATGTAAAATTTATGAAAATCATCGAATGGCAAGACAAAAACATCCGGATGCTTGACCAGACCAAACTCCCTCTGGAAGTGGTCTTCCTTGAGCTTTCCGATCTTCCACAGGTTTGCGAAGCAATCAAGTCCCTGCGGATTCGAGGGGCTCCGGCCATTGGCGTGGCTGCCGCCTACGGGTTTGCAATGGGGGCAAAAGCCATCGAGGCTAAATCAAAGCAGGAATTTTTAGCCGAACTGGAGCAAGTCTCCAAGTCTCTGGCCGCTACCAGACCTACGGCGGTCAATCTCTTCTGGGCGCTCGAGCGGATGAACCGGGTGGCTCAAGCCGGATCGAATGTGGCTAAAATCAAAGAGGCGCTCTTGAGAGAGGTGAGCCTCATCGAGCGAGAGACCGATGACGCCGACCGCCGCATGGGCAGATTTGGAGCTGAGCTTATCGAGGATGGGTTCACAATCCTGACCCACTGCAACGCCGGAGCGCTGGCGACGGCCGGATTCGGCACGGCTTTAGGGGTAATCAAAGCCGCCCACAATCAGGGCAAAAAGATTCAGGTCTTTGCTGATGAAACCCGCCCCTTGCTTCAGGGCGCGCGCATCACTGCCTGGGAACTGATGCAGGAAAAGATACCAGTAACCCTGATCACCGATAACATGGCAGGGCATTTCATGAGCCGGGGCAAGATCGACTGCGTGGTGGTGGGGGCGGATCGAATCACCGCGAGCGGCGATGTGGCCAACAAGATCGGTACCTACAGTGTGGCGGTTCTGGCCAAAGAGAACAAAGTCCCTTTTTATGTGGCTGCGCCGATGAGCACTATCGACTTCTCTTTGAAGT
It contains:
- a CDS encoding ABC transporter ATP-binding protein, translating into MNIRSEAVIEVKSLLKAYGNIVAVNGISLDVARGEVFGMLGPNGAGKTTTVEIIEGLRTPDSGTVTVLGMDVSRDVRAIKERIGVQPQSPALFPGLNVLEILDFFRSLYTKTIPSAEAIDLVSLQESRRVAFKNLSGGQKQRLSVALAFINDPDIIFLDEPTTGLDPQARRAMWEVIEKFHRMGKTIFLTTHYMEEAQRLCDRVAIMDHGQIIAIDSPQRMIEEHCKESAIQFKMTNSPGQEALARLTGVTKAVNHDDDDTILYTDHIPSTIAALLELASSRSSELSELFIRQATLEDVFLKLTGKRIRD
- a CDS encoding ABC transporter permease encodes the protein MKAFKSIFLAHYKQFIRDRAALFFTFIFPIMFIMIFGWAFSDPKTQTFDIGLVDQGSTQSAGFIEKGLDAVVIDGNKVFDVKKGGLDEQLQLLRNGDLDAVIVIPEGMAGSLSLRQPDDIQVYYDPSQTSNQQILIPILYRVTDEIDRGMQGSVRLIGMEEKSVQSHDLRYIDYLVPGILGMSLMFTGIFGGLPIIQQRQAHIIKRLGCTPLRRSMLIFGELAFRMILVILTAALIILVGRLAFGVQMVGNWGSLGGIVVLGTMVFACLGYLIAAFVKTEEGAIPIINVVTFPMMFLSGTFFKVTNMPGFIEPVVKFLPLTYLDDALRQIMVDGSPLHSMITDIAVMAIWTVVCLAITIRFFRWD
- the pyk gene encoding pyruvate kinase — encoded protein: MKLPAHKTKIVCTIGPTSRSTAVLQRMIRNGMNVARLNLAHAELENHRKDIQRIRSTAAKLERPVTIFLDLPGPKIRLGKLESEPLVLKKGSNVTLTTRNILGTASLLPVEFAAFTQSVSRGGIVYLNDGFIQLKVQEISGDEVSCKVLIGGMLFSHKGLNLPHARVLPDPLTDRDLEFVAFGLEEGIDIFGMSFVEKAQDIIRVKEFARGKGKTIRVVAKIERAEAVKNIDEILEVADAIMVARGDLGVQIPIQDVPMTQKKLIRKANIRGKPVITATQMLESMVENVRPTRAEATDVANAILDGTDAVMLSEETAIGKYPSETVKMMAQIAVSVERQRSAIAISSPVEDYFRHARGRRHVTIEDVLSLNVIDAIYSLNVRLVLTPTYTGSTPRRISRFKPNCWILAFSSHEPTCRFAALSYGVYPILMENVNGRWHDAMLDSILGSGLAKKGDTVILTEGSSVGQFSSADSLRIVTVK
- the pfkB gene encoding 1-phosphofructokinase, with the translated sequence MIYSITLNPALDRTLWVERVKLDDTNRIAKEERYAGGKGVDVSRVLRMLDLPNKALGFVGGFTGEELEGRLLNEGIGCDFSRISGETRTNIIINDTSSGNQFTFSDRGPEIKPYELMQMIRKVESLEKPEIVIISGSLPPGINHEIYRRIIEIVRNNGAKALLDTDGDTLKTGIQASPDIIKPNLHELSRLVDRELQELDEIIDAARSVHENGIDTVLVSMGAKGMLLIGENQACLAIPPQVKVVNTIGAGDSAIAGFVYGIMGNHNLKEALTYAVAAGTATTLRPGTALCTKEDFLRLIPEVTVRDI
- the mtnA gene encoding S-methyl-5-thioribose-1-phosphate isomerase, whose translation is MKIIEWQDKNIRMLDQTKLPLEVVFLELSDLPQVCEAIKSLRIRGAPAIGVAAAYGFAMGAKAIEAKSKQEFLAELEQVSKSLAATRPTAVNLFWALERMNRVAQAGSNVAKIKEALLREVSLIERETDDADRRMGRFGAELIEDGFTILTHCNAGALATAGFGTALGVIKAAHNQGKKIQVFADETRPLLQGARITAWELMQEKIPVTLITDNMAGHFMSRGKIDCVVVGADRITASGDVANKIGTYSVAVLAKENKVPFYVAAPMSTIDFSLKLGEEIPIEERNPDEVTRIRGICVAPEGVKVANPAFDVTPHRYVSAIITEKGVARRPYRQSLRKLSE